One Mycobacterium kubicae genomic window carries:
- a CDS encoding NADH-quinone oxidoreductase subunit J, which yields MIVDAVFLVTAVLAVLAGAAVFWVNSMARATYALAVSFIAVGVAVLLMQQNYVGVVIILMMVMEMAIMAVYMVMFMGMNPALLPMSMVHDKRRSAAAALATFVLLAIGILMVDWPSRRGLPSADVTAALGEELMGPKMLAMIVISPVMVATIVAGLVLATRRTRYDRFGDDLKQRPARDPQPGGVGG from the coding sequence ATGATTGTTGACGCTGTTTTCTTGGTGACAGCGGTGCTCGCCGTGCTCGCGGGCGCGGCTGTCTTCTGGGTGAACTCGATGGCGCGCGCGACATACGCGCTGGCGGTTTCGTTCATCGCCGTAGGTGTCGCGGTGCTGCTGATGCAGCAGAACTACGTCGGTGTCGTGATCATCTTGATGATGGTGATGGAGATGGCGATCATGGCCGTCTACATGGTCATGTTCATGGGCATGAATCCCGCGCTATTGCCGATGAGCATGGTGCACGACAAGCGCCGCTCGGCAGCGGCGGCCCTGGCCACCTTCGTTTTGCTGGCCATCGGCATCCTCATGGTTGATTGGCCCTCGCGGCGGGGACTGCCGTCGGCGGATGTCACCGCGGCCTTGGGTGAGGAGCTGATGGGTCCCAAGATGTTGGCCATGATTGTGATCAGCCCCGTGATGGTGGCCACCATCGTCGCCGGGCTGGTGCTGGCGACTCGGCGCACCCGCTACGACCGCTTCGGTGACGACCTCAAGCAAAGGCCCGCCCGCGATCCGCAGCCCGGAGGTGTTGGGGGATGA
- a CDS encoding NADH-quinone oxidoreductase subunit L has translation MSTGPQLLLWLLIVVPAMVGVALLLGCRGERFAAGISLSAAAVVMALSVVVAVARPAAVVAFVDGAQFGLRVDALSAAVIPAVAAVTLLVLVFSAGDVRDDSGRFHGLMLLFASAVMLTATAATLPALLLGWEVMGAASYALIGFRWKDHEPVSAGLTAFVTTRTADLGLYVASGAALAGAAGLALADLPSARGGWRDLVALGVLVAALGKAAQLPFSFWLSRAMEGPSPVSALLHSAAMVAMGAYLLLRVEPLLAATGWAPMVTAWVGGGTAVLLGAVAVAQRDLKQLLAASTAAQLGFVVMAAGVGAIGGGAAQLIAHAFTKAGLFLAAGVWLSLLGTKQLEELWGVGRRWPLVGWCATVAALTLAGLAPLSLWATKDAVLAAALERSPPLYAVGLVAAALSAAYAAKIVVVLWRRQPPAKHQRNLLPVNGFRQVPLVILAVGAAGAGVLALPPIGTAFAGLLDSAQTPSPTLVGLAGSGLLAVVVVVIVVRWGVPETHWAAAWLGLERGAHALVVRPTFKLAHVLAHFDDQVLDRAVEGAGTAAVRLAQRAARIDVRGIDAAVEAVATRVRRLAELARRPQSGLLHQYYLVAVVLLVASVLLLVTVR, from the coding sequence ATGTCCACAGGGCCGCAGCTGTTGCTGTGGCTCCTCATCGTGGTCCCCGCCATGGTTGGGGTTGCATTGTTGCTAGGCTGCCGCGGGGAGCGGTTCGCCGCTGGTATCTCCCTTTCCGCGGCGGCGGTTGTCATGGCGCTTTCGGTCGTGGTCGCCGTCGCCCGCCCCGCCGCCGTGGTGGCTTTTGTGGACGGCGCCCAGTTCGGATTGCGAGTCGATGCCCTGTCCGCTGCGGTGATTCCCGCCGTGGCCGCGGTCACTTTGTTGGTGCTGGTGTTCTCGGCCGGTGATGTCCGCGACGACAGCGGCCGATTCCATGGTTTGATGCTGCTGTTCGCATCGGCGGTGATGTTGACCGCAACAGCTGCGACGCTGCCTGCGCTACTGCTGGGTTGGGAGGTGATGGGGGCGGCGTCGTACGCGCTGATCGGGTTCCGCTGGAAAGACCACGAGCCGGTGTCGGCCGGTCTGACGGCGTTCGTGACCACCCGCACCGCTGACCTCGGGCTCTATGTGGCTTCGGGCGCCGCTCTGGCGGGCGCCGCGGGACTTGCGTTGGCCGATCTGCCGTCCGCTCGCGGCGGCTGGCGAGACCTTGTCGCCCTAGGAGTCCTCGTCGCTGCCCTGGGTAAGGCGGCTCAGTTGCCGTTCTCCTTCTGGCTATCCCGCGCTATGGAAGGCCCTAGCCCGGTCAGCGCGTTGCTGCATTCGGCGGCGATGGTCGCGATGGGGGCGTATCTGCTGCTACGGGTTGAGCCGCTGCTGGCGGCGACCGGTTGGGCACCGATGGTCACGGCCTGGGTTGGGGGCGGGACGGCGGTGCTTCTGGGTGCGGTGGCGGTGGCGCAGCGCGACCTCAAGCAGTTGCTTGCGGCTTCGACTGCCGCCCAACTCGGTTTTGTGGTGATGGCGGCCGGCGTAGGGGCGATCGGCGGGGGCGCCGCGCAACTGATCGCCCATGCTTTCACGAAAGCCGGCTTGTTCTTGGCGGCGGGTGTCTGGCTGTCGCTGCTGGGCACCAAGCAACTCGAAGAATTGTGGGGGGTGGGCCGGCGTTGGCCGTTGGTAGGCTGGTGTGCCACCGTGGCTGCCCTCACGCTGGCAGGTCTTGCGCCGCTCTCATTGTGGGCAACGAAGGATGCGGTGTTGGCCGCGGCGCTCGAGCGATCGCCGCCGCTGTACGCGGTGGGGTTGGTTGCGGCGGCCTTGTCGGCCGCCTACGCCGCAAAGATTGTGGTCGTGCTGTGGCGTAGGCAGCCCCCGGCAAAGCATCAGCGAAATCTTCTGCCTGTCAACGGTTTTCGGCAAGTTCCGCTGGTGATCCTCGCGGTCGGTGCCGCAGGGGCCGGGGTACTGGCGTTGCCGCCGATCGGAACGGCGTTCGCAGGCCTATTGGATAGTGCGCAGACGCCGTCACCGACTCTCGTCGGGCTTGCCGGCTCGGGGCTGTTGGCTGTGGTCGTTGTGGTCATTGTGGTCCGCTGGGGTGTGCCCGAAACACATTGGGCCGCTGCATGGTTGGGCCTGGAACGCGGCGCGCACGCCTTGGTGGTGCGTCCGACCTTCAAGCTGGCTCACGTCTTGGCCCACTTCGACGACCAGGTGCTGGATCGGGCGGTGGAGGGCGCGGGCACCGCCGCCGTGCGCCTGGCGCAGCGCGCGGCGCGCATCGACGTCCGAGGCATCGATGCGGCGGTCGAGGCGGTCGCTACGCGAGTGCGGCGGCTCGCTGAGCTGGCCCGCAGACCGCAGAGCGGGCTGTTGCATCAGTATTACCTGGTCGCCGTCGTACTGCTCGTGGCCAGTGTCCTGCTTCTTGTGACGGTGAGGTAG
- a CDS encoding NADH-quinone oxidoreductase subunit NuoK has translation MTLQTVLLVAAALFSVGLYGALSQQVVVMVMMGLELMINAIILGAAGFWCFLAPTPTGQVLLLVIIAAMTVEMAMGFAVATLLHRDRGTDMTDMAADLSR, from the coding sequence ATGACGCTGCAGACCGTGCTGCTGGTGGCAGCGGCGTTGTTCAGCGTCGGACTCTATGGCGCTCTGTCGCAGCAGGTGGTCGTCATGGTGATGATGGGCCTGGAACTGATGATCAACGCGATCATCCTTGGCGCGGCTGGGTTTTGGTGTTTCCTGGCGCCCACGCCGACCGGTCAGGTGCTGCTGCTGGTGATCATCGCCGCGATGACTGTGGAAATGGCGATGGGATTCGCGGTAGCGACGTTGTTACACCGCGACCGGGGCACCGACATGACCGACATGGCCGCGGACCTGTCGCGGTGA